One stretch of Cervus canadensis isolate Bull #8, Minnesota chromosome 5, ASM1932006v1, whole genome shotgun sequence DNA includes these proteins:
- the LOC122442131 gene encoding olfactory receptor 5C1 has translation MVLTFPSPPSCFVFPQTLSCKMTPENFTWAWGAPAEFILLGITDRWDLRLTLFLIFLPVYLVSLLGNVGMMLLIHVDAQLHTPMYFFLANLSLLDACYSSAIGPKMLVDQLLPRASIPYAACVLQMFLFAGLADAECCLLAAMAYDRYVAIENPLLYTTAMSRRLCLVLLGASGLGGAVSAVVHTTFTFRLSFCGSREVNSFFCDIPPLLAISCNDTSLNELLLFAVCGFIQTATLSAIAVSYGFIAGAVIRMRSAESRWRAASTCGSHLTAVAMLYGTLIFMYLRPSSSYALDTDKMASVFYTLVIPALNPLIYSLRNKEVKEALRRTWSRCCGPQRRHR, from the coding sequence ATGGTCCTGACTTTTCCCTCACCTCCCTCTTGCTTTGTCTTTCCTCAGACTCTGTCCTGCAAAATGACACCTGAGAACTTCACCTGGGCCTGGGGTGCCCCCGCTGAGTTCATCCTCCTGGGCATCACAGACCGCTGGGACCTGCGCCTGACCCTCTTCCTCATCTTCCTGCCCGTCTACCTGGTGAGCTTGCTGGGAAACGTAGGCATGATGCTGCTGATCCACGTAGACGCCCAGCTCCACacacccatgtacttcttcctggcCAACCTCTCCCTGCTAGATGCCTGCTATTCCTCAGCCATCGGCCCCAAGATGCTCGTGGACCAGCTGTTGCCTCGCGCCAGCATCCCTTACGCAGCCTGTGTCCTCCAGATGTTCCTGTTTGCAGGGCTGGCCGATGCCGAGTGTTGCCTGCTGGCAgccatggcctatgaccggtACGTGGCCATCGAAAACCCTCTTCTCTACACCACGGCCATGTCCCGGCGTCTGTGCCTGGTCTTGCTGGGAGCCTCCGGCCTGGGCGGGGCAGTGAGCGCCGTGGTCCACACGACCTTCACCTTCCGCCTGAGCTTCTGCGGCTCCCGGGAGGTGAACAGCTTCTTCTGCGATATTCCCCCGCTGCTGGCCATCTCCTGCAACGACACGAGTCTCAATGAACTCCTCCTCTTCGCCGTCTGTGGCTTCATCCAGACAGCCACCCTTTCTGCCATCGCCGTGTCCTACGGGTTCATCGCCGGCGCTGTGATCCGCATGCGTTCGGCCGAGAGCCGGTGGCGAGCAGCCTCGACCTGTGGCTCCCACCTCACGGCTGTGGCCATGCTGTACGGGACACTCATCTTCATGTACCTGCGTCCCAGCTCCAGCTACGCCCTGGACACGGACAAGATGGCCTCTGTGTTCTACACCCTTGTCATCCCAGCTCTCAACCCGCTCATCTACAGCCTCCGCAACAAAGAGGTCAAGGAGGCGCTCAGAAGGACTTGGAGCCGATGCTGCGGTCCCCAGCGGAGGCACCGGTGA